Proteins encoded within one genomic window of Candidatus Bathyarchaeota archaeon:
- a CDS encoding AAA family ATPase yields the protein MIREIILENFMSYEYARIPLKRGVNIICGPNGAGKSSILLGISVALGQSYTERSKKLSDLIRWGKDIGRVTIVLDNSKKMGRRPVPRISKDYISLTRVLRRDGNYWFEIDNVHATRSEVLRLLSNFGIDPDNMLIIMHQDMAEQFVVLSSQEKLRLVESAAGIEPYRRNVLDAQKKLTRILSQEESLSKMLESAEQTLNYWRGQYDRYQLKKQLLLKRRFLERELRWAEVARAEEKLSQLENALRGKTDEMKEIDQAVERRVRDVEYLSMNLKEFKEKWLKLFEERLALERQRAYHEYCTVNSEKVFSELYDLVNIVKDKVKVNLEALSSTLERLKEFGHDAYASLSESSSEILKDLEKMSQLISARISGLQNSARSAQREASELETRIRDIIHSINDLDLKIEEIGSQIVDKRVELGILDFKRKELRKEINDINGMIESSKVQIVSLVSQADALGPKIAVLRSPEDILDEIRVLDGRIAAMEDVSEDVERMYESYSKLYFELKERAQITAENKERVLEEIRVRTDAWRKIIHDLLDHVNSEYQRILSQVNAAGFVQIINEHDIEAAGIEIHVGFKGSRPVPLNIYSQSGGERSTAVMAFLLALQRRVRSPFRAIDEYDVHMDPKNRETIANLLISSVGGGDAQYLAITPNQMFFQGKDVNIITVQNIEGSSFVKEVSG from the coding sequence ATGATCCGTGAGATAATACTGGAAAATTTCATGTCATATGAGTATGCAAGAATACCTCTCAAGCGAGGAGTTAACATAATCTGCGGTCCGAATGGAGCGGGTAAATCCTCAATCCTTCTCGGCATATCTGTAGCATTAGGACAATCATATACGGAGAGGTCGAAAAAGCTCAGCGACCTCATCAGATGGGGAAAAGACATTGGAAGAGTCACCATTGTTCTGGATAATTCTAAAAAAATGGGGCGCCGTCCTGTTCCGAGGATTTCAAAGGATTATATATCTCTTACCCGTGTTTTGAGGAGGGATGGAAATTACTGGTTTGAGATTGATAATGTTCATGCCACAAGGTCTGAGGTCTTAAGGCTTCTCTCTAACTTTGGCATTGACCCAGACAATATGCTCATAATTATGCATCAGGACATGGCTGAGCAGTTTGTGGTTCTCTCCAGCCAAGAAAAACTCAGGCTAGTGGAGTCTGCTGCCGGTATCGAGCCATATAGGAGAAACGTGCTTGATGCCCAAAAGAAGTTGACCAGAATATTAAGTCAAGAAGAGTCGCTTTCAAAGATGCTTGAGTCTGCTGAGCAAACACTTAACTATTGGCGAGGACAATATGATCGCTATCAGCTTAAGAAGCAGCTTTTACTTAAGAGGCGTTTTCTTGAACGGGAGCTTAGATGGGCTGAGGTTGCAAGGGCGGAAGAAAAACTTTCGCAGCTTGAGAATGCTTTGCGAGGCAAGACTGATGAGATGAAAGAGATAGATCAAGCGGTAGAGCGAAGGGTTCGAGATGTAGAGTATTTGTCGATGAATCTTAAAGAATTTAAAGAGAAGTGGCTTAAGCTCTTTGAGGAAAGGCTCGCGCTAGAGAGGCAGAGGGCCTATCACGAATATTGTACGGTTAACAGCGAAAAAGTCTTCTCGGAACTATACGATCTAGTAAATATTGTAAAGGATAAAGTAAAGGTGAATCTCGAGGCACTTTCATCGACCTTAGAAAGGCTCAAAGAATTTGGTCATGATGCTTATGCTTCTCTATCTGAAAGTTCAAGTGAGATCCTCAAGGATCTTGAGAAGATGTCTCAACTTATAAGTGCTAGAATATCTGGCCTTCAAAACTCTGCTAGAAGCGCTCAGAGGGAGGCGTCAGAGCTAGAGACAAGGATTAGAGACATTATACATTCAATAAATGATCTCGACTTAAAAATCGAAGAAATAGGCAGCCAAATAGTTGATAAGAGAGTTGAGCTTGGAATTCTTGATTTCAAAAGGAAGGAGTTACGCAAGGAGATAAATGACATCAATGGTATGATTGAATCTTCAAAAGTTCAGATTGTCTCGCTGGTAAGCCAAGCAGATGCTTTAGGTCCTAAGATCGCCGTTCTAAGGTCTCCTGAAGATATACTTGATGAGATCCGAGTACTAGATGGGCGAATAGCCGCGATGGAAGACGTTTCTGAGGATGTTGAACGAATGTATGAGTCATATTCAAAGTTATATTTCGAGCTAAAAGAAAGGGCGCAAATAACCGCTGAGAATAAGGAGCGCGTTTTAGAAGAAATCAGGGTTAGAACTGATGCTTGGCGCAAGATTATTCACGATCTTCTAGATCACGTCAATTCCGAGTATCAAAGGATATTGTCACAGGTGAATGCGGCAGGATTTGTTCAAATAATAAATGAACATGACATCGAGGCAGCTGGAATCGAAATACATGTTGGATTTAAAGGGTCTAGACCAGTCCCCTTAAACATATACTCGCAGAGCGGCGGAGAGAGGAGCACAGCAGTTATGGCGTTTTTGCTTGCGCTTCAAAGACGCGTAAGATCACCATTTCGAGCTATAGATGAGTATGACGTGCATATGGATCCAAAAAATAGAGAGACGATAGCCAATCTTTTGATATCATCTGTTGGCGGAGGAGACGCCCAGTATCTCGCCATCACACCTAACCAGATGTTTTTCCAAGGAAAAGATGTGAATATAATAACAGTCCAGAACATAGAAGGATCCTCATTTGTGAAGGAGGTTAGTGGATAG
- a CDS encoding haloacid dehalogenase-like hydrolase, with amino-acid sequence MSGASQYKLIAFDVEGILIPEARFLFFEVAWKLGIKKFILSAFFGLLYKAGFLSLKRAVKLIYRLFKGMHVQTFISFFEQVPFLPDAEMVISDLKKNGWKIAFISSSVPVIALKKLNERFKADYLQGPEIGLDGDCLTGEIWGEVLETEGKALALKRILSNNIHVNPFCVGVADDRNNLPMLEICNIKIAFNADIFVTQISDYIIRESLFELTEFLQSEMKERRVGRNLSPRDIIRELIHMSGFILPFLCISFFDRYYASSIVFLASTLYAVSEIERLTGRNVPIISRITTMAAGKFELYSFVSSPLFYAFAIIGALLFYSETISYVSITVLTLGDSFATLFGKLLGRTKIPFNKTKNLEGTIFGFIAAFLGCLCFTDPFRAFVASFVGMSIELLPSPVNDNITIPLGAALSIVPTFPKM; translated from the coding sequence ATGAGCGGAGCTTCCCAGTATAAACTGATTGCATTTGATGTTGAAGGGATATTGATACCTGAGGCTCGATTCTTATTTTTTGAGGTTGCATGGAAACTAGGAATAAAGAAATTTATCCTATCAGCATTTTTTGGTTTGCTCTACAAAGCGGGGTTCTTATCATTAAAAAGGGCGGTTAAGCTTATTTATCGTCTTTTTAAGGGGATGCATGTGCAGACCTTTATATCATTTTTTGAACAGGTTCCATTTCTGCCTGATGCCGAGATGGTAATAAGTGATCTGAAAAAGAATGGTTGGAAAATCGCGTTCATAAGTTCAAGCGTTCCTGTAATTGCTCTGAAAAAGTTGAATGAGAGATTCAAGGCGGATTACCTGCAAGGACCAGAAATTGGATTGGATGGAGACTGCTTGACTGGTGAGATATGGGGTGAAGTTTTGGAAACTGAGGGCAAAGCTCTTGCTCTAAAACGGATATTGTCAAACAATATTCATGTGAATCCATTTTGTGTTGGTGTGGCGGATGATCGAAATAATCTTCCGATGCTTGAGATATGCAACATTAAAATAGCGTTTAACGCGGATATCTTTGTAACACAAATCTCAGATTACATTATCAGAGAAAGCCTTTTTGAATTGACCGAATTTCTTCAAAGTGAAATGAAAGAGAGAAGAGTTGGCAGGAATCTCTCGCCAAGAGACATAATACGTGAATTGATCCATATGAGCGGCTTCATCCTGCCTTTTTTGTGCATTTCATTTTTTGATAGATACTACGCTTCTTCAATAGTCTTTTTGGCATCCACGTTATATGCTGTGTCGGAGATTGAAAGATTGACCGGAAGAAATGTACCGATAATATCACGAATCACAACCATGGCCGCTGGAAAATTTGAATTATACAGTTTTGTTTCCTCACCGTTATTCTATGCTTTTGCAATTATTGGGGCGCTTCTATTCTACTCAGAGACAATAAGCTACGTTTCCATAACAGTGTTAACCCTAGGTGACAGCTTCGCTACACTCTTCGGCAAACTATTAGGCAGGACAAAAATTCCCTTTAACAAAACTAAAAATCTAGAAGGCACAATCTTTGGTTTCATAGCAGCCTTCCTTGGATGCCTCTGTTTCACAGATCCCTTCAGAGCTTTCGTCGCGTCCTTTGTAGGCATGTCAATTGAGCTACTGCCTTCCCCGGTTAATGACAATATTACAATACCGTTGGGTGCGGCATTATCTATCGTACCTACGTTTCCAAAGATGTGA
- the pyrE gene encoding orotate phosphoribosyltransferase codes for MNRIEAEKELCMIIKKTNALEFGAFKLSSGRTTPYYLDLRVIPSFPEAFHRVVDILRDAIIEDLGVDSFDRISGIPSAGLPFASLIAYHLNKPFLYTRQNIRLRGRERRVEGILMPGDRVLLVDDLVTTGLSLRRAASAIRAEGGVVSDAYVILDREEGGCKRLENAGIKLHCIIKISSVAETLYEIGAVDEDQLKILLKQVRK; via the coding sequence TTGAATCGGATAGAGGCTGAGAAAGAATTATGTATGATCATAAAAAAGACGAATGCATTAGAGTTTGGAGCATTTAAACTCTCCAGCGGGAGGACTACTCCCTACTATCTTGATTTAAGAGTTATTCCAAGTTTTCCCGAAGCATTTCATAGAGTCGTTGATATTTTGAGGGATGCCATAATAGAAGATTTGGGAGTTGACAGTTTTGACAGAATATCAGGTATACCCTCTGCAGGATTGCCCTTTGCTTCGCTGATAGCATATCATTTGAATAAGCCTTTCCTCTATACTCGGCAAAACATTAGACTTAGGGGTCGCGAGAGAAGAGTTGAAGGCATCCTCATGCCCGGTGATCGCGTTTTGCTTGTTGACGACTTAGTCACTACTGGGCTGAGCCTAAGAAGAGCGGCTTCTGCGATAAGGGCTGAGGGCGGGGTGGTCTCCGATGCTTATGTCATTCTTGACAGGGAGGAGGGAGGCTGTAAACGGCTCGAGAATGCCGGCATAAAATTGCATTGCATAATCAAAATAAGTAGTGTTGCAGAGACGCTTTACGAGATAGGCGCCGTTGATGAAGATCAGTTGAAGATACTTCTTAAGCAGGTCAGAAAATAG
- a CDS encoding Snf7 family protein — protein sequence MSEKFIKKWEGQNARILTLSFKQPTSLRTKVQVALRRIEAQVECLQTTLDKLIDRDKHLFSETVEAYSRGQHQRAKIIANEIAELRRITNLILSSQLALEQVALKLRTVTQMGDMISVIAPATKVIENVKSGISSILPQAEKELEDIGILLNDIMIEAGEMSGYSANITVASEDAKSILAEAAAIAEQKMKEKLPDLPALKQPEGFKQDFL from the coding sequence TTGTCCGAGAAGTTCATCAAGAAGTGGGAAGGTCAAAATGCCAGAATACTTACACTATCTTTTAAACAGCCTACGTCTCTTAGAACTAAAGTTCAGGTTGCTCTTAGAAGAATAGAAGCACAGGTTGAATGCCTTCAAACCACCTTAGACAAATTAATAGATAGAGACAAACACCTTTTTTCGGAGACAGTAGAAGCCTATTCACGGGGGCAGCATCAAAGAGCCAAAATAATCGCTAATGAAATAGCTGAGTTGCGACGAATAACAAATCTCATATTGAGCAGTCAGTTGGCACTAGAGCAAGTTGCACTAAAACTTAGGACAGTAACCCAGATGGGCGACATGATATCTGTTATTGCACCAGCAACGAAGGTAATAGAAAATGTAAAATCGGGAATATCCAGCATCTTACCGCAGGCTGAAAAGGAACTTGAAGATATCGGAATCCTCCTTAACGATATCATGATTGAAGCTGGAGAAATGTCAGGTTACTCGGCGAACATTACTGTGGCAAGCGAGGACGCAAAATCTATACTTGCAGAGGCTGCTGCTATTGCCGAACAGAAGATGAAGGAGAAGCTTCCCGATCTTCCTGCCTTAAAGCAGCCTGAAGGATTTAAACAAGACTTTCTCTAA
- a CDS encoding ArsR family transcriptional regulator — translation MARRRRLGSRILKAVASPLRLNILMLLYEKGSLTYTEIMSHLKLNPSRDAGRFAYHLKTLLSMNLIEPDPDSKKYLLTEIGKTVVEFADELDEDAFKKKMLVRTSRLSIENFDKNRIIESLTREAGVPIELAQKIAREAEKRLLKLGIKYVTAPLIREFVNAILVEHGLEEYRHKLTRVGLPIYDVTQLFKRLSMRSVEVEEIRNAAGNRVLEEYTLLNILPRDIADAHISGALNIQNLGQWILKVDSVMHDLRFFLKRGILWKKWVSNVKTMRPPKSFRAALTLLANLLQMSSYEISCEQCVDYFNLYLAPYIIGLSNDEIKDELKLFLHTVNLTLSTNVSLGFEAALPVYLTNCIAVGPKGKNDGVYGDYVEESQTIASLTMECLMSEMEDNPIFNPAVIIKVRPEVFSGGDAEKVIYDAHRLAVSGITYFANIFWEPLPCVSYTASGFRLGCEWREDWELDTIRTGCTGYVTINLPRAAYEAEGDRRKFFEKLLGVTEKSLRALEIKYRTITNRINESLLPFLSQKDDGDPYFRLENSASLLSFVGLSETAQSMLGKLPHESNEALEFAEETANFLSSQAKTYAKKRKIRCALSLMPDLQGARRLATLDVEKFGYSKVFTHGGEGNHYYTNVMITPQETSLTLEKTLEIESRFHEITPGGHLIKISSPDPDADADSLLALTKKIVSDYKIGLYTFDRTITFCHSCQKTFINELSKCPNCNSTNTLTHFSRQPALYSPKTT, via the coding sequence TTGGCTCGAAGAAGAAGGTTAGGTTCTAGGATTCTGAAGGCTGTTGCCTCTCCCTTAAGGCTGAATATTCTTATGTTATTGTATGAGAAAGGGTCATTGACATATACCGAAATAATGAGCCATCTTAAACTTAATCCAAGCAGGGATGCAGGAAGATTTGCATATCACTTAAAAACGCTACTGAGCATGAATCTTATCGAGCCTGACCCTGACTCTAAAAAATATTTGCTAACCGAGATTGGAAAGACTGTTGTCGAATTTGCTGATGAACTCGATGAAGACGCGTTTAAAAAGAAAATGCTTGTGCGAACGTCTCGCCTTTCAATAGAGAACTTCGATAAAAATAGAATAATTGAATCACTTACCCGTGAAGCCGGGGTCCCGATTGAACTTGCCCAGAAAATCGCAAGGGAAGCAGAGAAGCGTTTACTCAAACTAGGCATAAAATATGTCACAGCCCCTCTCATTAGAGAATTCGTTAATGCAATCCTAGTGGAGCACGGCCTAGAAGAGTACAGGCATAAACTAACCCGTGTAGGTCTCCCAATCTATGATGTAACCCAACTTTTTAAGCGTTTGAGTATGCGCTCGGTAGAGGTAGAGGAGATCCGTAATGCTGCGGGAAACCGTGTCCTGGAGGAGTACACCCTTCTAAATATACTTCCAAGGGATATAGCGGATGCACACATTTCTGGAGCACTTAACATACAAAATCTTGGACAGTGGATTCTCAAAGTTGACTCAGTTATGCATGATCTGAGGTTCTTCCTTAAGCGAGGGATACTATGGAAAAAATGGGTTTCCAATGTGAAAACTATGAGACCTCCAAAAAGTTTTAGGGCGGCCCTAACACTATTGGCAAATTTGCTTCAAATGAGCTCCTATGAAATATCATGCGAACAATGCGTTGATTATTTCAATTTATACTTGGCACCTTACATTATAGGGCTCTCAAATGATGAGATAAAGGATGAACTCAAACTCTTTCTTCACACGGTAAATCTTACTTTATCAACCAACGTTTCTCTTGGATTTGAGGCTGCGCTACCTGTCTATTTAACAAATTGTATTGCAGTCGGTCCAAAGGGAAAAAATGATGGTGTATACGGTGATTATGTTGAAGAGAGTCAAACCATTGCATCATTGACAATGGAGTGCTTGATGAGCGAGATGGAAGATAATCCGATCTTTAACCCTGCAGTAATAATTAAGGTTCGACCAGAGGTCTTCTCTGGAGGAGATGCAGAAAAGGTGATTTACGACGCGCATAGACTCGCAGTGAGCGGCATAACATATTTCGCAAATATCTTCTGGGAGCCGCTTCCATGCGTCTCATATACCGCAAGTGGGTTCAGGCTCGGCTGCGAATGGAGAGAAGATTGGGAACTAGATACAATAAGAACTGGGTGCACAGGGTACGTCACGATAAATCTCCCACGAGCCGCATACGAAGCAGAAGGAGACAGGAGAAAATTCTTCGAAAAACTCTTAGGAGTAACTGAGAAAAGCCTTAGAGCTCTTGAAATCAAGTATCGCACAATCACAAACCGCATTAATGAGAGTCTACTACCGTTTCTAAGTCAAAAGGACGATGGTGACCCCTACTTCAGACTTGAAAATTCTGCCTCCCTTCTCAGTTTTGTCGGTTTAAGCGAAACTGCTCAATCAATGTTGGGGAAGTTGCCCCATGAATCCAATGAAGCGCTAGAATTTGCAGAGGAGACCGCGAATTTTCTTTCCAGCCAAGCTAAAACTTATGCTAAGAAACGAAAGATACGATGCGCCTTGTCACTGATGCCTGACCTTCAAGGAGCAAGAAGGCTTGCAACTTTAGATGTCGAAAAGTTCGGTTATAGTAAAGTTTTTACACATGGAGGAGAAGGGAACCATTACTATACAAACGTCATGATAACTCCTCAAGAAACCAGCTTAACTCTTGAAAAAACTCTTGAGATCGAGTCACGATTCCACGAAATTACTCCAGGAGGACACCTAATCAAGATTTCATCCCCTGACCCTGATGCAGACGCTGATAGCCTACTAGCCTTAACCAAAAAAATAGTTAGTGACTACAAGATCGGGCTCTACACATTTGATAGAACCATAACCTTCTGTCATTCATGTCAAAAAACCTTCATAAACGAATTATCGAAATGCCCAAACTGTAACTCAACGAATACGCTCACACATTTCTCCAGACAACCCGCGCTTTACAGTCCAAAGACAACATAA
- a CDS encoding carboxypeptidase-like regulatory domain-containing protein, with the protein MKKTLLWIITFFLVLLLHDFVTQHVGLFVLAEPQANYEQLYNITLWVRDWENKTSIKNVKVTIYDLHERIFTSRMTNETGHADVPFVKAGTYIVTIDNGNRTLGRQKIIVTQDETFVINTWCYNLRINLVGSDNTPLANHTVLLYDQVARVPVKVAVANGIQRVFNLGYQNIFRGTEKIYLNGSLTTNYNIDYDDGEIIFNNPPANNTIISAYYTYLQDANDDIGLFESYMIETEREGRLIGQVETDEKGAACFTGLWNGTYRVKIVGKGVWIEEYLLGELIKKYLEPATGEFIINISEPTNLTLRCARADIRFKVVSNSGQPISNATLILRTFSGHMILLDKTNGTGNVEKRNIYVSDETYTVSIIHENRLVGKEYISLMDSKVFEIRCWTYNLTVTCVDMDGKPLDDHPVFLFDKMTFTSPTVYTILTGETGPLRSYTKTDSSGKAYFVDIWNGTYLLKVYAEEVIAARVVDIQNPISLIIVCNKTFFALTFTTASGEPLPNAMVTVLSGGNPIFRGYTDENGFIMRERISAGNYTVNVELAGTLVWSGTVDITKSKYQTIQCTVYRLKLTSADQSGNVIPKADLVIRRILSRTQSQFLLSAKTDEYGKFSILLPFGTYEISCSSGIYAGSLLVNPLNSDLERTVFCSIKATSWLLIIIVTIPTLILTALLERRRLRAPLAIRKYRSMLNKLEAMYNGGLVEYRIYRKLREEYETKIMELEGREVR; encoded by the coding sequence ATGAAGAAGACCTTACTTTGGATAATAACTTTTTTCCTTGTCCTATTACTACATGATTTTGTTACTCAACACGTTGGACTTTTTGTATTGGCGGAGCCACAGGCCAACTATGAACAACTATATAATATAACATTGTGGGTTAGAGATTGGGAAAACAAGACAAGCATAAAAAATGTGAAGGTGACAATCTATGACCTACATGAACGGATTTTTACATCCCGAATGACAAATGAAACTGGGCATGCCGATGTGCCATTTGTTAAGGCTGGTACCTACATAGTTACTATTGATAATGGAAACCGCACATTAGGACGCCAAAAGATAATAGTCACCCAGGATGAGACCTTCGTGATTAATACTTGGTGCTATAATCTCCGCATCAACCTTGTTGGATCAGACAATACCCCATTGGCTAATCACACTGTTCTCCTTTATGATCAGGTCGCTAGAGTCCCGGTAAAGGTAGCTGTCGCAAACGGTATACAAAGGGTATTCAATTTAGGTTATCAGAACATATTCAGGGGTACTGAAAAGATATACCTAAACGGTTCACTCACAACAAACTATAATATAGATTATGATGATGGAGAAATAATATTTAACAATCCTCCAGCCAACAACACTATTATATCCGCTTACTATACTTATCTGCAAGATGCAAACGATGATATCGGCCTCTTTGAGAGCTACATGATCGAAACTGAAAGAGAAGGACGCTTGATTGGACAGGTTGAAACTGACGAAAAAGGGGCAGCATGTTTCACGGGATTATGGAATGGAACTTATAGGGTAAAGATAGTAGGTAAAGGCGTTTGGATCGAAGAATATTTACTTGGAGAGCTTATAAAGAAGTATCTAGAGCCAGCCACAGGGGAATTCATAATTAATATTTCAGAGCCTACTAATCTTACCCTGCGCTGCGCTAGGGCAGACATAAGATTTAAAGTAGTGTCAAACTCCGGTCAGCCAATCTCAAACGCGACACTAATTTTACGTACCTTTAGCGGGCATATGATTCTTTTAGACAAAACTAATGGAACTGGAAATGTAGAGAAACGTAATATATACGTTTCTGACGAAACATACACCGTTTCTATTATTCATGAAAATCGTTTGGTAGGTAAAGAGTACATATCCCTAATGGATAGCAAAGTTTTCGAGATAAGATGCTGGACATATAATCTGACTGTTACATGTGTAGATATGGATGGAAAACCGCTAGATGATCATCCGGTTTTTCTTTTCGATAAAATGACGTTTACCTCTCCAACAGTCTATACTATTCTGACTGGAGAAACTGGTCCCTTGAGAAGTTATACTAAAACTGACTCGTCTGGAAAAGCTTATTTCGTCGACATTTGGAATGGGACATATCTTCTAAAGGTTTATGCTGAAGAAGTAATAGCCGCAAGAGTTGTTGACATCCAGAATCCAATTTCATTGATAATTGTGTGCAACAAAACTTTCTTTGCGCTAACATTTACAACAGCGTCCGGTGAACCGCTTCCAAACGCGATGGTTACTGTACTTAGTGGAGGGAATCCCATATTCCGCGGATATACTGATGAGAATGGTTTCATCATGCGAGAACGTATCTCGGCAGGCAATTACACGGTTAATGTCGAGTTAGCTGGAACACTGGTTTGGTCAGGCACAGTTGACATTACTAAGAGCAAATATCAGACAATCCAATGTACAGTTTATCGACTAAAGCTTACTTCTGCTGATCAATCTGGCAATGTCATACCGAAGGCTGATCTGGTCATTAGGAGAATCCTTTCACGTACACAAAGTCAATTTCTTTTATCCGCAAAGACGGACGAGTACGGGAAATTCTCAATTCTGTTACCGTTTGGAACATATGAGATCTCATGTTCATCAGGAATCTATGCTGGATCCCTACTCGTAAATCCGCTTAACAGTGACCTCGAAAGAACTGTTTTTTGTAGTATTAAGGCTACCTCATGGCTATTAATAATAATTGTTACCATTCCAACATTGATATTGACGGCCCTTTTAGAAAGAAGAAGGCTGAGAGCTCCCCTAGCAATTAGAAAGTATAGAAGTATGCTGAATAAGCTTGAGGCAATGTATAATGGTGGACTCGTAGAGTATAGGATCTATAGGAAACTAAGAGAGGAGTATGAGACGAAGATTATGGAGCTTGAGGGAAGGGAGGTTAGATAA